Below is a genomic region from Marinobacter salarius.
TACCGATACTGACGCCATGATTGAGGCTTTGGAAGGACTTGAGATTCCCTTGCCCAAAGATCCGGAGGGTTACGTGTCCTATATCGATCCGGACACCCACCAGATTGTTCAGGCTCAGGCTATCGGGACCCCGGTGGCCAACGATCAATATCCACCTGCCCGGGTCATGCTGGGTAACTGGGTGGTTTATGACGCTGAATCCCTGAAACCGTCCCCCGCTTTGGTGAAAAAGCGACGCGGTAAATCCGGCGGCTGATCCTGAGCGATAGCCGTCAAAGCCAGAGAAGGTAAAACAAAAACACAACCTGAAGTACGACGTACAACAACAATGAAGGAGCACACAATGAAAAAGTCCAATCAACGTCCCGTCGGGCGAAAGATGCTTCTGGGCACGGTTACCTCCGTGGCCATGGCCTCGGTTGGTGTGATGGGTATGGCGGCTACCGCCAGTGCCGAGGATACCTTCAAGGTCGGGTTTGTGACCTTCCTGTCTGGTGGTGCCTCGGGGCCGTTCGGGGTCCCTGCCGCCCAGGGTGCGGAGATCGTCATCAAGGCCATCAATGAAGGCAGCCTGCCAGCCCCCTATAACACAAAGGGCGTCAATGGCCTGACGCTGGAGTCCGTGGTTGTCGATGAGGCCGGTGGCCCGACCAAGCAGGTTGAAGAGTATCGGAACCTGGTTCAGCGCCAGGACGTCGACGCGGTGATCGGTTACATCTCGTCGGGCGACTGTCTGGCGATTGGCCCGGTGGCCGAAGAAATGAAGATGTTCACCATCGCCTTCGACTGCGGCACCTCACGCCTGTTCCAGGAGTTGGAGGATCCTCAGTACATGTTCCGTACCGGCCTTGACGCAGTTGCGGATAACGTGGGGGCTGCCCGTTACCTGGCCGAAACGCGTCCGGATGCCGTGCGCATTGCCGGTATTCAGCAGAACTACGCCTGGGGCCAGGATTCATGGCAGGATTTCACCCTGGCCATGGAGCAGCTGATGCCGGAAGCCAACATCGTGAATAATCAGACGCCGCAGATCTTTCAGGGCAGTTACAGCACCGAGATTTCAGCGCTTCAGACCCAGCGTCCGGATATTGTCCACTCCTCCATGTGGGGCGGGGATATGGAGTCCTTCACTGCTCAGGCGAATGCTCGCGGTCTGCTGGAGCAAGCAACGGCAATTCTGACTACCGGGGAATCCGGCCTGCATCGTTTTGACGGACAGGCACCCAATGGCACGATTCTGGGTGGTCGCGGTCCTTTCGGTGGTTTTATGCCGGAAAACGACCTCAGTGAATGGTTCGCCAAAACCTATGAAGCTGAGCACGGCACCCCACCAAGCTACCCTGCATCCAAGGCAGCCCAGGCCCTCCTGGCGTTGAAATTCGCCGCCGATAATTCCGGCGTTGACGGTGTCCCCAGTCCGGAACAGCTGGCACAGGCGCTGAAAGGTGCTGAGTTTGATTCCGTGAGTGGTACTGTTCGCATGGCCCTGGCCGGTGGTCATCAGGCCTTACAGCCCATGCTTTATGGTGAATACCGTTACGAAAATGGCAAGGCTGAACTGCGCAATGTCCGGTCCTATCCGGGCGAGTGTGTGTCTGCACCGGATGGGTACAACGCCCAGCAATGGATTAAGGAAGGCTTCCCGGGAGCCGACTGTAACTGATTCATTGAACAACCACCGGCAGCCGGAAGGTTGCCGGTGGTCCGATAACGGGAGAGCACACTGATGTTAACGGTCTGGGCGATATTGATTGACGGTTTCATCTACGCGTCTTGGTTGTTTCTGGTAGCTGCAGGCCTGACGGTCATATATGGCGTCATGAGAATTCTGAACATGGCTCACGGTAGCCTTTATGCCCTTGGTGCCTATGCCTCCGCGTCTGCGTTGGGCTGGTATTACGCCGGCGGTGGGGACCAGTTGATCCTGGCCTTTGCCATCATCGCGGTTTCTGCGGTACTGATCGGGGCGCTGACCGGGCTGGCGATTGAACGAGGTCTGTTGAGGCTGATGTATGGCCGCGATGAGATCCTGATGCTGATTGTTACCTTCGCCGTCCTGCTGATTCTTGAAGACGTCATGAAGTTGATCTGGGGAACAACGCCCTATTTTGTTTACCAACCATACGCGGCCATGGGCCGTATCAACATTGATGTACTGACCGTGTCAGGTTATGACCTGATGGTACTGGCGGTATCCGTGGTGATTGGCGTGGGGTTGTGGTTCTGGTTGGAGCGCACGAAGGTCGGCAAGGTCCTGCGTTCTATAATCCACGACCGGGAAGTGTCCGAAGCCATGGGCGTTAACGTACGCCGCATGTTCACCATCACCTTCATGATCGGGGCGACTCTGGGCGCCATCGCCGGTGGCATTACGGCTCCGATCATCTCCGTGGTACCTGGGATCGGGATCGAGGTGATTGTTCTGGCCTTTGCGGTTGTGGTGACCGGCGGCCTGGGCAGCATTACCGGCGCAGCGGTGGGCGCTGTCATTGTCGGCCTGGCGCGGGCGACATCGATTCACACCATGCCTGAGCTGGAGCTGTTCATCATATACGCGGTGATGGCGACAGTGTTGATCTTCCGACCCCATGGCCTGTTTGGTCAGGTGACTGCGAGGAAAATCTGATGACGTTGGAAAGAACCGAAATCTCCCTGATTGGAGCCGCTGTCGCCATTGCCCTGTTGTCGCTGGTGGTGCCGAATTGGCTTGTGTTCACTAGTACTCTGGCCATTTCAACCGCCCTGGTGGTTATGGGTGTTGTCATGCTTATGCGAGCGGGGCTGGTGTCGTTTGGTCAGGGGTTGTTTTATTGCCTTGGCGGTTACTCCGTTGGCCTGGGTGGTCGTTACCTGGGTCTGACGGATGCCTTGCTGATGGTTGTCCTGGGCATCGCGGTGACGGTTGGCGTCGCCATGATTCTCGGGCTGCTTGTCACGCGCTATCGGGAAATATTCTTCGCTATGCTGTCCCTGGCCTTTTCGATGATTCTTTACGGGATTCTGGTGAAAAGTCACGGACTGGGAAGCACGGACGGTTTCGGCGTGGTGGACTGGACCATTCTTGGCTTCACGCCTGGCTCGGGTGACAGCAGTGCCAGGACCGCCTTGCTGCTGGCGATTGGGCTGGCGCTGGCGATTGCGTTGTTCCTCAATCGTTATTTCCGGTCCAGCCTGGGTCTCGCCTGTGAGGCCATCCGGGAGAATGAAGTCCGAGTAGAGTACATGGGGGTATCGCGCAAGCAGGTGCTCTACATTAACTACGTGATTGCTGCGGCCGTCGGCTCCGTGGGCGGATCAATGACCGCATTAGCTGCGGGGCATGTGGATCCGACCATGGCCTACTGGACCATCTCCGGCGAGTTCGTGTTCATTGCCCTCCTCGGGGGCACCGGGCATGTTGCGGCTCCTTTTATCGCCGCCCTGATCTTCACGCTGGTCAGAACCTATGCCATTGAACTGGCGCCCAATGCCTGGCAAATGATTCTGGGTATCGTGCTGTTGATGATCATCCTGTTTCTGCCCAAAGGAATCTGGAGCCTGTTTTCCAGCAAGAAAGGGGTGGCTTCATGACCGAGATTCTGAAAACCACTGGGCTGTCCCGTTATTTTGGCGCGGTGACTGCTGCTGAAGATATCAATGTAACCATTACCGAAGGTGAGATCGTCGGGGTTATTGGTTCAAACGGCGCCGGCAAGACCACCTTCATCAATATGGTGACCGGTTACCTACCTCCGTCCGACGGCACCATTGCATTTGCGGGTAAGGCCATTAAGGGGCTGGGGCCCCGCAAGTTGATGAGAAAGGGATTGACCCGGTCATTCCAGATTCCACAGCTGTTTCTGGAGCTTCCGGTTATCGACAACCTGGCCGTTGCTCTGGCGGCGGCTGACCAACAACAATTCCAGATGATCCGGCCGGTGCGCACATCGAAACGCCTACAGGCGGCTGAGGAGATTCTGGACCAGATGAACATCGCCCAATACCGCGATGAAATGGTGACTGCCATGCCCCAGGGCGCACGCAAACTGCTGGATATTGCCATTGCCATGTTAGGAAGTCCGCGAATGCTGCTGCTGGATGAGCCCACCAGCGGTGTCAGCATGGAAGAAAAATACACCCTGATGGACACCGTGATGGAGGCGGTTCGCCAACGCGGCTTGACGGTACTGTTTGTCGAACATGACATGGAAATCGTACAGCGCTACGTGACACGTGTATTGGCCTTCGCCAGCGGTATTGTGATCAAGGATGGTCCAGTAGACGAGGTGCTGGCAGATGAAACAGTCCAGGAACTGGTGACCGGCAAACGGAAGAAGCCCAATACCGTAGGAGACGCCTGACATGAGCCTTGAAATTGCCAATCTTGACGTTTCCATTGAGGGCATCGGCATCCTCCATGAGGTCAACCTGAGCGTCCCGCAGGGCCAGATGGCCGGCCTGATTGGCCATAATGGCGCCGGCAAGACCACGCTGATCCGCGCCATTATGGGCCTATTACCCTCGACAGTAGGGTCTATCGTCTTCAAGGGTGAGGACATCAGCAAACTGCCAGCCCATCGCCGCGCCAGTCTTCGCATCAGTTACATGCCGGAGGACCGGAGGCTAATACCGGAGCTGACGGTGTCCGAGAACATGCTCATGCCGGCCTGGACGAATAACATCAAGGATGGTGAGGAACGACTGAAGTGGGTGTATTCGCTGATGCCCGAAATTGCCGACTTTGGTGAACGCAAGGCACTGCAGCTGTCCGGCGGCCAGCAGAAGCTGGTGGCGTTAGGTCGGGCGTTGATTCCGGGCAGGGAACTGATTCTGTTGGATGAACCGTTCGAAGGGGTCGCACCGGTATTGGCGCGGCGTTTGTCAGAGGTCATTGCCGATCTGCGGGCCGAAGGCCTGACGGTGCTGATTGCGGAATCCGATGACAGCCATTCCGCGGATATGGTGGACACGACATGGCGCATTGAACGCGGATCCGTATCCGCCGGTCGAAAGGATCCGTCTGCATCGCCAGCTTGACCAAAGAATAACAGCCGATTGAGGGAATTTTCTATGAAAGTTCGCGCAGCAGTTTTGCAAGCTATCGGGGTGGGGCGGCCATACCAGGACACTAGGCCCCTGGTGATTGAGGAACTGGAACTGGCCCCTCCCAGTGACAATGAGGTGCTGATCCAGATCAAGGCCGCTGGTCTTTGCCATTCCGATCTTTCCGTGATTGATGGTAATCGCCCCCGTCCTGTGCCCATGGCTCTCGGCCACGAAGCGGCCGGCATCGTAAAGGCGGTCGGCAAGGGTGTTCGTGACCTGAAAGTGGGCGACCATGTGGTGGCAGTGTTCGTGCCCAGTTGCGGTCACTGCGTGCCCTGTGCGGAAGGGCGCCCGGCGCTGTGTGAGCCTGCGGCGAAAACCAATAACGTCGGCACTTTGGTCAGTGGTGAGCACCGGCTGCACCGTGCCGACGGTACCCCAGTGAACCATCATCTGGGAGTGTCCGCCTTTGCCGACCACGCGGTTGTTTCCCGGGATTCGCTGGTCAAGATCGACCCGGATTTGCCCCTGCACCACGCCGCGTTGTTTGGTTGCGCTGTGCTGACGGGCGTGGGCGCTGCTATCAACTCAGCCGATATCAAGGCAGGCCAGACCGTCGCGGTGATCGGTCTTGGTGGTGTCGGCCTGAACAGTGTTTTGGGAGCCTTGGTTGCTGGTGCTGGCGCGGTGATTGCCATTGATCTGGATGACAACAAGCTGGCGCTGGCCAGTGAGCTGGGGGCAACCCACGCTTTCAACTCCCGCGAAGAAGACTGTATCGACAGGGTCAAGGCGCTCACTAGTGGCGGTGTCGACTGCGCCATTGAAATGGCCGGTTCCGAAAAGGCCCTGGAATTTGCCTACCAGATCACTCGCCGTGGCGGAACCACGGTTACCGGTGGCCTGGCTAATCCTGAAAAGAAAGTGGCTATCCAGCAGGTCAGCCTGGTGGCGGAGGAACGCACCCTCAAAGGGAGTTATGTCGGCAGCTGTGTGCCGGTGCGCGACGTTGCCCGCTATGTTGCCCTATTCCGTCAAGGCAAACTGCCGGTGGACAAATTGCTCAGTGACACTCTGACGCTGGATGAGATCAACGAAGGGTTTGAGAGGCTTGCTTCCGGCAAGGCCGTTCGGCAGGTCGTGTTGTTTGACTCCGTTGTGAAGGAGCGCCAATCAATTCTCTGACCAGTTTGTGTCCGGAGGCATGGTATGTCTGTAAATCTGACGAAGTAGGAACTTATACGGAATAGCGGATTCCAACGGCAATTGGATTCAGAGCAGACCTGTTTTCAAAAGCCCTCCAAAAGCGGGGTGTCAGTGATTTTTGGAGGACCATCCGGGTTTATTTTTTATGGGCGTTTTCTCGCGCAATGGCGCGATACGCAATGTCCTTGCGATAGAAGGCGCCGTCCCATGAAATGCGCGAAGCCACCTCGTAGGCGCGCTTCTGTGCCTCAGTGACAGTATTGCCCAGGGCCGTGGCGCACAGCACTCGTCCACCGTTGGTGGCCACCTGCTCCCCGTTCAAACGGGTACCGGCGTGGAAGACCTTCTCGCCCTCGGTTTCCGATTCCGGTAGCCCGGATATGACGTCGCCCTTGTTGTAACTGCCAGGATAGCCGCCTGCGGCCAGCACGATGCCCACGGAAGCGCGTTCGTCCCAGTCTGAGGGGCACTGGTCAAGCTTGCCGTCAATGGCATTATCGCAGAGTTGCACCAGATCCGATTTCATCCGCAGCATGATGGGCTGGGTTTCCGGATCGCCAAAGCGGCAGTTGAATTCGATGACTTTGGGGACGCCTTCGCCATCGATCATCAGACCGGCGTACAGGAAACCTTTGTAGGGATGGCCTTCCGCCGCCATGCCGCGAACGGTGGGATAGATTACTTCGTCCATGATTCGCTTATGGACATCCTGAGTGACCACAGGAGCCGGGGAGTAGGCCCCCATGCCACCGGTATTCGGACCGGTGTCACCGTCGCCCACACGCTTATGGTCCTGGGAGGTCGCCATGGGTAATACGTGCTCGCCATCTACCATGACGATAAAGCTGGCTTCTTCGCCATCCAGGAATTCCTCAACCACGACGCGGTTGCCTGCATCACCAAAGGCGTTACCGGCCAGCATGTCGCGGATGGCGTCTTCCGCCTCCTTCAGCGTCATGGCAACAATCACGCCTTTGCCCGCAGCCAGGCCATCGGCTTTCACCACGATGGGTGCGCCCTGCTTGCGTACATAATCCAGTGCCTGGTCCACGTCGGTGAAATTGGCGTAGGCGGCGGTGGGAATGTTCTGGCGATCCAGAAAGTCCTTGGTGAAGGCCTTGGAGCCTTCCAGCTGTGCGGCACCGGCACTGGGGCCGAACACCCGCAAACCACGCTCTTCGAACAGGTCTACAATGCCATCAACCAGCGGCGCCTCGGGGCCGACAATGGTCAGGCCCACGTTATTGGCCGCGGCAAAGTCCGCCAGGCCGTTGAGATCCATCACGTCGATGTTGATGTTTTCCAGGCCGGGCTCGCCGGCGGTGCCGGCGTTGCCGGGGGCAACGAATACCCGATCCGCGTCCGGTGATTGAGCGGCTTTCCAGGCGAGGGCGTGTTCGCGACCGCCGGAGCCTATAACAAGAATATTCATGATCGGTTCCTGTGTGTCGGATTAGTGCCGGAAATGGCGCATGCCGGTAAACACCATGGCAATGCCGTGCTGGTTGGCAGCGTCGATCACTTCCTGGTCACGCATGGAGCCGCCCGGCTGGATCACGGCGGTAATGCCGGCTGCTGCGGCGGCGTCGATACCATCCCGGAAGGGGAAGAACGCATCGGACGCCATCACCGAGCCTTTTACCTCGAGGCCTTCATCGGCGGCTTTGATGCCGGCAATCTTGGCGCTGTAGACGCGGCTCATCTGGCCTGCGCCCACGCCGATGGTGCGGCCCGCCTTGGCATAGACAATGGCGTTGGACTTGACGTACTTGGCCACTTCCCAGGCGAAAAGCAGGTCGTTCAGCTCCTGTTCGGATGGTTCACGCTCGCTGACCACCTTGACGTCTTCCATGGCCACCATGCCCAGATCGCGGTCCTGAACCAGAAGGCCACCGGTGACGCGCTTATAGTCCATGGATTTGGCGCGCTCGCCATCAAATTCGCCGCTGGCCAGCAGGCGGACATTTTTCTTGGCGGCAATCAGTTCCAATGCCTCCGGCGCAATGGTTGGGGCAATGATCACTTCCACGAACTGGCGGTCAATGATGGCCTTGGCGGTTTCCGCGTTCTAGTTCTCGGTTAAAGGCAATGATGCCGCCAAACGCAGAGGTGGGGTCGGTGGCGAAGGCCAGGTCATAGGCCTGCAGGATATCGGCACCGATGGCCACACCGCAGGGGTTGGCGTGCTTGACGATCACGCAGGCGGGATCAGCGAAGGGCTTGACGCATTCCAGCGCAGCGTCGGTGTCGGCGACGTTGTTGTAGGACAGTTCCTTGCCCTGGAGCTGCTTGGCAGTAGCAATGCAGGCTTCCCTGGGATTGCGCTCGGTGTAGAAGGCTGCCCGCTGGTGGGGATTCTCTCCGTAGCGCATGTCCTGAACTTTCAGGAACTGGGTGTTGAAGGTGCGAGGGAAGTCGGCATTATCGTTGTCGGCAGTACGACCGCCGAGATAATTGGCGATAGCACCGTCATAGCCAGCGGTGTGCTCGAAGGCCTTCACGGCCAGGTCAAAGCGTGTGGTGTAGCTCAGCTCGCCGTCGTTGGCTTCCAACTCTTTCAGAACACGGCTGTAATCAGAGGCGTTCACCACAATGGCCACGTCGTTGTGATTCTTGGCTGCCGCGCGAACCATGGTAGGGCCGCCAATGTCGATGTTCTCAATGGCGGTGTCGAGGTCGCAGTCCGGTTTGGCGATGGCATCCTCAAATGGGTAGAGGTTTACAATCACCATGTCGATGGGATTGATGTTGTGCTCTGCCATCACCGCGTCGTCGGTGCTGCGACGCCCGAGGATACCGCCGTGGATTTTCGGGTGCAGGGTTTTGACCCGGCCATCCATCATTTCCGGAAAGCCGGTGTAGTCACTGACTTCGGTGACCGGTACCTGGTTTTCCTGCAGGAGGCGAAAGGTGCCACCGGTAGAAAGCAGTTCGATGCCGCGATCGGTCAGTGCACGGCCGAATTCAACGATACCGGTTTTATCAGACACGCTGATCAGCGCGCGACGGACGGGGGTATTAGCCTGATTTGCCATGAGTCACTTATTTCTGCTGGGTATGAACGAATGAAGGCCTCGCGAATGGTGTCCGGGAGGCCCTCGTTTCAATCGGGTAGCTGGATTATAGCAGACCGTACTGTTTGAGCTTCTTGCGCAGGGTGCCGCGGTTCAGGCCAAGCATGGTCGATGCCTTGGTCTGGTTGTTGCGGGTGTACTTCATCACCTGTTCGAGCAGCGGGGCCTCTACTTCTGACAACACCAGTTGGTAGACCTCAGTCACCGGGGCGCCATCAAGTTGGGCAAAATAGTTTTTAAGGGCAACTTCCACGCTGTCGCGCAGGGTAACCGTGTTGCCGCTGCTGTTCACCGTTTGCAACTGATGAATGTCATCGTTGGCGGGTGCTGTCAGGTTGTCTTTAGCCAAAGTCTCAGCGGTCATGCTGCGAATACCTCTCCATTTCGTAAGCCTGCAAAGTACTGTTGAATGCTGTCTTTCTGCGCCATCGCATCGTCAATGGCGTTGAAGCGTTTTCTGAACTGTTTGTCTTCGTCGTGGGACTGGAGGTACCAGCCCACGTGTTTCCTGGCAATGCGCACGCCCATGGTCTCGCCGTAAAAGCGGTGCAGGGCGTCCAGGTGTTCGCTCAATACCTGTTCCACCTCATCCACTGGCGGCTCCGCAAGGTACCTGCCGGTTTCCAGGAAATGCAGGATTTCCCGGAAAATCCAGGGCCGCCCCTGTGCTCCACGGCCGATCAGCAGCCCGTCAGCGCCGGTGAAGTTCAGTACATGTTGTGCCTGTTCCGGCGAGCTTATGTCGCCGTTGGCAAATACTGGAATACTCACTCGGGACTTCACGTCGGCGATCGTGTCGTATTCTGCCTCGCCCTTATAGGCATCGGCGCGGGTACGACCATGAATGGCCAGGGCCTGGATGCCAGCGTCTTCTGCCATGCGGGCAATCAGTGGCGCATTCCGATGTTCCCTGTCCCAGCCCGTGCGCATCTTCAGAGTCACCGGGATGTCCACGGCGGCCACGACCGCTTCCAGGATATCCCGCACCAGCGCCTCATCTTTCATCAGTGCTGAGCCGGCGGCCTTATTACACACCTTCTTGGCCGGGCACCCCATGTTGATGTCAATGATCTGGGCGCCGAACTCGGCATTCAGCCTGGCGGCGGTGGCCAGCATTTCAGGGTCGCCGCCGGCGATCTGTACAGAGCGGGGCTCGGGTTCACCCTCATGGTTCATGCGCGTTTGTGACTTCCGCGTATGCCACAGTTTGCTGTCCGCAATGACCATCTCGGATACGGCCAGCCCAGCGCCCATTCGCCGGCAGAGCAGGCGAAAAGGACGGTCTGTTACACCGGCCATAGGTGCAACAATCAACGGATTGGGCAGGGTATACGGCCCGATTTTTGCCGTTGGCAGCATGATCTGAATCCGTGTAACAGCGGGTTAAGCGAACGTCGGAAGTGAACGGCTGCTCAATAAGTAACCGATTCTGATCCGAAGGGCGGTAATGATACCGCTGGCAGAGATCCTATTGAAGGGGCGAAGCCATGAAAAAATTGATTATTTTTCGTCCTTTCTGGTTGACTTTCAGTCTATTCGGTGGCCGCCCCGGTTTTCTGTCGAGTGAGGACTTGCTTACTCCTGGTAGGCGCGGAAGGCGATATTGTAGTTCACGGCGTCCTTTCCCGGATCGCGGATGTTGATAACGATCCTGACCGGGGTATCGGTCGGCATCGCCTCAAGATCACGGCCGTCTCCCGCCAGGTACTCGTCCGGTGTGAACACACTCTGGGCGACCACATCACCATTCAGGTTGGAGAATGTCAGGGCGATGGCGGGGAATGGCTGTTCAAAAGCGGCCCGGTTGATGATGACGGCATCAACCACCAGTTGGCTGCGGTTTTCCGGGTTGGTCCGGACCACCAGTTTGCGGCTCTGGATGGCATCCACATTGATCAGCGGTTTCAGTTCGCACCCGGCGATCTCGCAGCCCTGCTCATAGAAGGGGCGCAGTTCCGGTATGGAAGACAGACGGTCGAACTGGAACCAGGTGACTTGCGCCACCAGGACGCCGATCAGTGCGAGGATGATCAGCGTCCATAGGGTCGTCCTCACGCGCCCCCGGCCATTGCCTGCCACGGAGACTGGCTCCCTGCGCAGGTTGCTGTAGGGGGAGCCGGCGACAAGAGGTTCGTTGTCGGTCACCGGGCCGGCGTCATAGTCGAAGGACGACGATCGGGGGTCATCGACGTAGAAACCATCGGCGTTGTCCACCGGTTCCAGGCTCAGGTCTTCGGGTTCCCGTGGTGTTGTTTCGGGCTCATCCCAAGCCTGTTCTTCAAATGGCTCGTTCTCGGGTGGTTCTGATTCCGGCTGTTCGAATTCCGCAGGTTCTTCTGGCGGCTCGGGTTCGACAGGGGCGGGCTTGGCCTTACGCTTGGTGTCGTCTTCTTCGGACAACATTGCCTCAGCCCAGCTTTCATCGATTTTTTCGTGGGTTTCGTCGTCACTGTCTGTCTCGAACGTGCCACCGCTGCGCTCGTCGACGGTGCGAAAGCTGTCGCTCAGTTCGTCGTCGGAGAAAGTCAGCCGAGTGCCAGCGTAAGGCCCCTCGGCCGCGTCTTCTTCCGGGTTGTCCGCAAAGATCAAGTCGTCATCTGATGTGAACCGCTGATCTGCCGGTGCATCCTGCTTTTCCGATTCGAATGGGCCGCTCGTCGCGCTGGCGTTTCCTGAAGGGCTCTCATTCATTTGGTGTTCGACGGCATTGAACACCGCCATGCAGTTGCCGCACCGCACTTTGCCGCTGGCTACGCTCAGCTGTGCGTCGGTGACCCGGAATCGGGTTTCACATTTTGGGCATCGTGTCTGCAGGCTGCTCTGGGTCATGCTTCTTTCCTGTAAGCGGCGTCGCTACGAGTCACGGAGTTTAGTTGGTTCGGAAGAGTTCGTCACCTGTCGTTGCGCCGTCCTGTGAGCCGTATCCACTCCTCGCGTTGTTCCGGCTCGTCCATGATGAACCAGGGCTCGTAGGCTTCCATGACCTCCCGGGCCTGGTTGGACAGTATGCCGGATAACACAATGTCGCCGCCCGGTTTTACCTTTGCTGCCAATCTGGGCGCCAGGCCGATTAATGGCTGGGCCAGTATATTGGCCATCATGATGTCCGCCATGGTATCGGGTTCATCCCCGGGCAGGAACAGGTCTAGCCGGTCTTCTTCAACCTCGTTGCGGCGCGCATTTTCCCGGCTGGCTTCCAGTGCCTGAGGATCTGTATCGACACCGATAACGTGGTCAGCATCCAGTAATAGGGCCGCAAGACCCAGTATGCCGGAGCCGCAGCCATAGTCGATCACTTGCCGTGAGGTCACGTCCTTACCATCAAGCCATTCCAGACACAGAGCCGTGGT
It encodes:
- a CDS encoding ABC transporter substrate-binding protein, with translation MKKSNQRPVGRKMLLGTVTSVAMASVGVMGMAATASAEDTFKVGFVTFLSGGASGPFGVPAAQGAEIVIKAINEGSLPAPYNTKGVNGLTLESVVVDEAGGPTKQVEEYRNLVQRQDVDAVIGYISSGDCLAIGPVAEEMKMFTIAFDCGTSRLFQELEDPQYMFRTGLDAVADNVGAARYLAETRPDAVRIAGIQQNYAWGQDSWQDFTLAMEQLMPEANIVNNQTPQIFQGSYSTEISALQTQRPDIVHSSMWGGDMESFTAQANARGLLEQATAILTTGESGLHRFDGQAPNGTILGGRGPFGGFMPENDLSEWFAKTYEAEHGTPPSYPASKAAQALLALKFAADNSGVDGVPSPEQLAQALKGAEFDSVSGTVRMALAGGHQALQPMLYGEYRYENGKAELRNVRSYPGECVSAPDGYNAQQWIKEGFPGADCN
- a CDS encoding branched-chain amino acid ABC transporter permease, with protein sequence MLTVWAILIDGFIYASWLFLVAAGLTVIYGVMRILNMAHGSLYALGAYASASALGWYYAGGGDQLILAFAIIAVSAVLIGALTGLAIERGLLRLMYGRDEILMLIVTFAVLLILEDVMKLIWGTTPYFVYQPYAAMGRINIDVLTVSGYDLMVLAVSVVIGVGLWFWLERTKVGKVLRSIIHDREVSEAMGVNVRRMFTITFMIGATLGAIAGGITAPIISVVPGIGIEVIVLAFAVVVTGGLGSITGAAVGAVIVGLARATSIHTMPELELFIIYAVMATVLIFRPHGLFGQVTARKI
- a CDS encoding branched-chain amino acid ABC transporter permease; protein product: MTLERTEISLIGAAVAIALLSLVVPNWLVFTSTLAISTALVVMGVVMLMRAGLVSFGQGLFYCLGGYSVGLGGRYLGLTDALLMVVLGIAVTVGVAMILGLLVTRYREIFFAMLSLAFSMILYGILVKSHGLGSTDGFGVVDWTILGFTPGSGDSSARTALLLAIGLALAIALFLNRYFRSSLGLACEAIRENEVRVEYMGVSRKQVLYINYVIAAAVGSVGGSMTALAAGHVDPTMAYWTISGEFVFIALLGGTGHVAAPFIAALIFTLVRTYAIELAPNAWQMILGIVLLMIILFLPKGIWSLFSSKKGVAS
- a CDS encoding ABC transporter ATP-binding protein — translated: MTEILKTTGLSRYFGAVTAAEDINVTITEGEIVGVIGSNGAGKTTFINMVTGYLPPSDGTIAFAGKAIKGLGPRKLMRKGLTRSFQIPQLFLELPVIDNLAVALAAADQQQFQMIRPVRTSKRLQAAEEILDQMNIAQYRDEMVTAMPQGARKLLDIAIAMLGSPRMLLLDEPTSGVSMEEKYTLMDTVMEAVRQRGLTVLFVEHDMEIVQRYVTRVLAFASGIVIKDGPVDEVLADETVQELVTGKRKKPNTVGDA
- a CDS encoding ATP-binding cassette domain-containing protein, yielding MSLEIANLDVSIEGIGILHEVNLSVPQGQMAGLIGHNGAGKTTLIRAIMGLLPSTVGSIVFKGEDISKLPAHRRASLRISYMPEDRRLIPELTVSENMLMPAWTNNIKDGEERLKWVYSLMPEIADFGERKALQLSGGQQKLVALGRALIPGRELILLDEPFEGVAPVLARRLSEVIADLRAEGLTVLIAESDDSHSADMVDTTWRIERGSVSAGRKDPSASPA
- a CDS encoding zinc-dependent alcohol dehydrogenase family protein, with product MKVRAAVLQAIGVGRPYQDTRPLVIEELELAPPSDNEVLIQIKAAGLCHSDLSVIDGNRPRPVPMALGHEAAGIVKAVGKGVRDLKVGDHVVAVFVPSCGHCVPCAEGRPALCEPAAKTNNVGTLVSGEHRLHRADGTPVNHHLGVSAFADHAVVSRDSLVKIDPDLPLHHAALFGCAVLTGVGAAINSADIKAGQTVAVIGLGGVGLNSVLGALVAGAGAVIAIDLDDNKLALASELGATHAFNSREEDCIDRVKALTSGGVDCAIEMAGSEKALEFAYQITRRGGTTVTGGLANPEKKVAIQQVSLVAEERTLKGSYVGSCVPVRDVARYVALFRQGKLPVDKLLSDTLTLDEINEGFERLASGKAVRQVVLFDSVVKERQSIL
- the purD gene encoding phosphoribosylamine--glycine ligase — translated: MNILVIGSGGREHALAWKAAQSPDADRVFVAPGNAGTAGEPGLENINIDVMDLNGLADFAAANNVGLTIVGPEAPLVDGIVDLFEERGLRVFGPSAGAAQLEGSKAFTKDFLDRQNIPTAAYANFTDVDQALDYVRKQGAPIVVKADGLAAGKGVIVAMTLKEAEDAIRDMLAGNAFGDAGNRVVVEEFLDGEEASFIVMVDGEHVLPMATSQDHKRVGDGDTGPNTGGMGAYSPAPVVTQDVHKRIMDEVIYPTVRGMAAEGHPYKGFLYAGLMIDGEGVPKVIEFNCRFGDPETQPIMLRMKSDLVQLCDNAIDGKLDQCPSDWDERASVGIVLAAGGYPGSYNKGDVISGLPESETEGEKVFHAGTRLNGEQVATNGGRVLCATALGNTVTEAQKRAYEVASRISWDGAFYRKDIAYRAIARENAHKK
- the fis gene encoding DNA-binding transcriptional regulator Fis; protein product: MTAETLAKDNLTAPANDDIHQLQTVNSSGNTVTLRDSVEVALKNYFAQLDGAPVTEVYQLVLSEVEAPLLEQVMKYTRNNQTKASTMLGLNRGTLRKKLKQYGLL
- the dusB gene encoding tRNA dihydrouridine synthase DusB — translated: MPTAKIGPYTLPNPLIVAPMAGVTDRPFRLLCRRMGAGLAVSEMVIADSKLWHTRKSQTRMNHEGEPEPRSVQIAGGDPEMLATAARLNAEFGAQIIDINMGCPAKKVCNKAAGSALMKDEALVRDILEAVVAAVDIPVTLKMRTGWDREHRNAPLIARMAEDAGIQALAIHGRTRADAYKGEAEYDTIADVKSRVSIPVFANGDISSPEQAQHVLNFTGADGLLIGRGAQGRPWIFREILHFLETGRYLAEPPVDEVEQVLSEHLDALHRFYGETMGVRIARKHVGWYLQSHDEDKQFRKRFNAIDDAMAQKDSIQQYFAGLRNGEVFAA